A genomic stretch from Thermonema lapsum includes:
- a CDS encoding putative signal transducing protein — protein sequence MQWQTVYQTPYPHRAGIVQQILLERGIQSVILDKKDSMYGLWGELEVQVHPMDVIRALKIVRYEISFEQSDEESL from the coding sequence ATGCAATGGCAGACTGTATATCAAACGCCGTACCCGCACAGAGCTGGTATCGTGCAGCAAATCCTGCTTGAACGGGGCATTCAATCCGTTATTTTAGACAAAAAAGACTCAATGTATGGCTTGTGGGGCGAGCTGGAAGTCCAGGTTCACCCTATGGATGTAATTCGTGCACTAAAAATCGTTCGATATGAAATCAGCTTCGAGCAATCCGACGAAGAAAGCCTCTAA
- a CDS encoding phosphatidate cytidylyltransferase, with product MKSASSNPTKKASNLKLRIVSGVIGGALLLGSVWWGGESFVLLFSLIALLSAHELLKLAQTHIKHPAKNFGVLSAAVILLLHGLHLIGIWQTWAWLWAVVFLFFFLCIALLYDRHQGQPLEVMALHCAVWFYVLLPFMLYMRSAYLFGSFYQYYVALGFLLLLWANDTGAYFVGKALGKNKLFPRISPGKTWEGAIGGAVLSMFVALWLSSVFKSLSVEQWVGMSFLITLGGIYGDLTESMIKRSLGVKDSGTLIPGHGGLLDRFDGLLLASPLVAAWLFWTTQVST from the coding sequence ATGAAATCAGCTTCGAGCAATCCGACGAAGAAAGCCTCTAATCTGAAATTGCGTATAGTTTCGGGTGTAATAGGCGGTGCGTTGCTGTTGGGCAGTGTGTGGTGGGGGGGCGAAAGTTTTGTGTTGTTGTTTTCGCTTATTGCCCTGCTTTCGGCGCATGAGTTGTTGAAGCTGGCACAGACACACATCAAACACCCAGCTAAAAACTTCGGTGTGTTGTCGGCGGCGGTCATTTTGTTGTTGCATGGGCTGCATTTGATAGGCATATGGCAAACGTGGGCATGGCTGTGGGCAGTGGTTTTTTTATTCTTTTTCCTATGTATTGCTCTGCTTTATGACCGTCATCAAGGGCAGCCTTTGGAAGTGATGGCACTGCACTGCGCCGTTTGGTTTTATGTACTTTTGCCCTTTATGCTCTATATGCGCTCCGCTTATTTGTTTGGTAGTTTTTACCAATACTATGTAGCCCTTGGCTTCTTGTTGTTGCTATGGGCAAACGACACAGGAGCTTACTTTGTGGGCAAGGCTTTGGGCAAAAACAAGTTGTTTCCTCGCATATCCCCCGGCAAAACATGGGAAGGCGCCATCGGGGGTGCCGTGCTTTCCATGTTTGTGGCATTGTGGCTTTCTTCCGTTTTCAAGTCGCTAAGTGTAGAGCAATGGGTAGGTATGTCGTTTCTTATCACTCTTGGAGGGATTTACGGCGACTTGACGGAATCCATGATTAAGCGCAGCTTAGGCGTGAAAGACTCTGGCACGTTGATACCCGGGCATGGCGGTCTTCTTGACCGTTTTGATGGTTTGCTACTGGCATCGCCCTTAGTAGCCGCATGGCTTTTTTGGACCACACAGGTGAGTACTTAA
- a CDS encoding DUF1987 domain-containing protein, with protein MENLEIEGVKSTYFTPHVKFDASTGKCLIEGESYLEDTWEFYRPILDWLKKYTEEKRGPIDFTFNLTYYNTSSSKCFLDIVRILKEYQDAGGDVKITWYYPEDDEDIREEAEDYENFLGIQINIIPVEE; from the coding sequence ATGGAAAACTTAGAGATTGAAGGCGTAAAAAGTACCTATTTTACCCCACACGTTAAGTTTGATGCCTCCACTGGAAAGTGCCTGATTGAAGGAGAATCGTACTTGGAAGATACTTGGGAGTTTTATCGCCCTATTTTGGATTGGTTGAAGAAATACACCGAAGAAAAGAGAGGACCTATCGATTTTACTTTTAACCTTACTTATTACAATACCAGTTCTTCCAAGTGTTTTTTGGACATCGTGCGCATCTTGAAGGAATATCAAGATGCAGGTGGAGATGTGAAAATCACTTGGTACTATCCCGAAGATGACGAAGACATTCGTGAAGAAGCCGAGGACTACGAAAACTTTTTGGGGATTCAAATAAACATCATTCCGGTGGAAGAATAA
- a CDS encoding SiaB family protein kinase, with amino-acid sequence MGKFSFFNHYQDLSSKEILVSYKGPMSDVIIYEISKELKNKLAQDPKSGKKVYSIFMELAQNIFFYSSEVSKIGDKEYRVGTIVITEDEEFYTLMAGNLVEKKWIPTLWDKCELINTLDREALRRLKFEQRINPNEDERSKGAGIGLIQIALTSAQPISVEFRDVDDKLSFFALAVNVKKNL; translated from the coding sequence ATGGGAAAGTTTAGTTTTTTTAATCACTACCAGGACCTGTCAAGCAAAGAAATATTGGTATCGTATAAAGGTCCAATGTCCGACGTGATTATATACGAGATAAGTAAGGAGTTAAAAAACAAATTGGCACAAGACCCCAAATCCGGTAAAAAAGTATATTCTATATTCATGGAGTTGGCACAGAATATCTTTTTTTATTCTTCTGAAGTCAGTAAAATTGGGGATAAAGAGTACCGGGTAGGCACCATTGTGATTACCGAAGATGAGGAATTCTATACCTTGATGGCAGGTAACTTGGTTGAAAAAAAATGGATACCTACCTTGTGGGACAAATGCGAGTTGATTAACACACTTGACAGGGAAGCACTGCGCCGCTTGAAATTTGAACAGCGCATCAACCCCAACGAAGATGAGCGAAGCAAAGGGGCAGGTATCGGGCTCATTCAAATAGCCTTAACTTCGGCACAGCCTATATCGGTAGAGTTTCGTGATGTGGACGACAAGCTTTCGTTTTTTGCGCTGGCTGTGAATGTGAAGAAAAACCTTTAA
- a CDS encoding D-alanine--D-alanine ligase family protein, with translation MIRIGIFLGGNSREREVAFAGGRTVYDNLDKSLFEAIPIFVDSLGRFILLEWEYLYKGTIRDFYPPAQYQPKDFQIYIESLGHMPRATIEQIAAEVGRPISPADFSELFDVAFLTLHGSYGEDGTIQGLLEWHGIPYTGSGILPSAIGIDKATQQRLFQKMGFERPAYQLLHRSDYLRMDSTALQQLLHDCLHTLGNRLVIKSAHQGSSIGVSVLRNPSLDDWKKALDKAFFIRRLALEHWHRLNAEQQRTQIIEWIDIREGLGFPMLVEYQDEQTTLYHPHQLREWLDRHTSGEVTLYALQNTETEVLIEAFIEGQEFSCIVIEDLNGKPIALPPTQIIKQNEVFDYRAKYLPGISRKITPIELPEAQIEAIREACVSLYEAMEGEVYARIDGFITPQGKIYLNDPNTTSGMMPSSFFFHQAAEIGFDPSRFLTYIIERSLQVRASQPNLHFKSLQLLERLHALKDKLHKQKQDTIRVGVIMGGYSSERHISVESGRNVYEKLSASTKYSPIPLFLTGNAKHWQLYRLPIHLMLKDNADDIKEKIEQYKKHPIIEKIKQEAQGLTAHYAPDAFFEPQAVHFEELPEMVDVVFIALHGRPGEDGSLQAELEKYSIPYNGSGVASSQITINKYETNEILKKHGIAVAEHRLVHKKEWEQEGQKLIEAIEATFAYPFIAKPTDDGCSSAVKKVKNREELLAYIEASFRAEETLDPMLMQRLGLKPGAPFPPRDSFLIEELITARGARRFLEITGGLLTHIDAEGNRQYEVFSPSETPALGEVLSLEEKFLAGEGQNITPARFSEDPEENRRITEIVKQQLQKVAEILDVEGYARIDAFVRVYSPEEVETIIVEVNSLPGMTPATCIFHQAALHHYTPYDFIDKILSYALKKSKNTKLKHA, from the coding sequence ATGATACGAATCGGGATATTTCTTGGTGGCAACTCACGTGAGCGTGAGGTAGCGTTTGCCGGCGGGCGCACCGTCTATGACAACTTGGATAAGTCGCTTTTTGAAGCTATTCCCATCTTTGTGGACAGCTTGGGCAGATTCATACTCCTGGAATGGGAGTACTTGTACAAAGGCACCATCCGCGATTTTTACCCTCCTGCACAATATCAACCCAAAGACTTTCAAATTTATATAGAGTCGCTTGGGCATATGCCCCGCGCAACAATCGAGCAAATTGCCGCCGAGGTAGGACGCCCGATTAGTCCTGCCGACTTCTCCGAACTTTTCGATGTAGCTTTCTTAACCCTGCATGGCTCCTATGGTGAAGACGGCACTATTCAGGGTTTGCTGGAATGGCATGGCATCCCCTATACAGGCTCGGGCATCTTGCCTTCAGCCATCGGCATAGACAAAGCCACCCAACAACGCCTGTTTCAAAAGATGGGCTTCGAGCGCCCAGCTTACCAGCTGCTTCATCGCAGCGACTATCTGCGTATGGACAGCACGGCACTACAACAATTACTGCACGACTGCCTGCATACTCTGGGCAATCGCCTAGTGATAAAATCGGCACATCAAGGGTCCTCGATAGGTGTGAGTGTGTTGCGTAACCCTTCCCTCGATGACTGGAAAAAAGCCCTGGATAAAGCTTTCTTTATCCGACGCCTTGCACTGGAACACTGGCACCGCCTGAATGCAGAACAGCAACGTACACAAATCATCGAATGGATAGACATCCGTGAAGGGCTGGGCTTCCCCATGCTTGTGGAATACCAAGACGAACAGACTACGCTCTATCATCCGCATCAATTGCGTGAGTGGCTTGACCGACACACCAGCGGGGAAGTAACACTCTACGCACTGCAAAACACGGAAACGGAAGTACTCATAGAGGCTTTCATCGAAGGGCAAGAATTTTCGTGCATCGTAATAGAAGACCTAAATGGCAAACCTATAGCGCTGCCGCCCACGCAAATCATCAAACAAAATGAAGTATTTGATTATCGTGCCAAATACCTTCCCGGCATCAGCCGTAAAATAACCCCTATCGAACTACCCGAGGCACAAATAGAAGCCATCAGAGAAGCCTGCGTGTCGTTGTACGAAGCTATGGAAGGCGAAGTGTATGCCCGCATCGACGGTTTCATAACCCCGCAAGGTAAGATTTATCTCAACGACCCCAACACTACTTCGGGCATGATGCCTTCTTCTTTCTTCTTCCATCAAGCAGCCGAAATCGGCTTCGACCCCAGTCGTTTCCTTACTTATATCATTGAACGTTCGCTGCAGGTGCGTGCCTCGCAACCCAACCTGCATTTCAAAAGCCTGCAACTACTTGAACGCCTGCATGCCCTGAAAGACAAGCTACACAAACAGAAACAAGACACTATACGCGTGGGGGTCATCATGGGCGGCTATTCTTCTGAAAGACATATTTCAGTAGAAAGTGGGCGCAATGTCTATGAAAAGCTATCGGCTTCGACTAAATACTCTCCTATTCCGCTTTTCTTGACCGGCAATGCCAAGCATTGGCAGTTGTATCGCCTGCCCATCCATTTGATGCTAAAAGACAACGCCGACGACATCAAAGAAAAGATAGAGCAGTACAAAAAGCACCCTATCATAGAAAAGATAAAGCAAGAAGCACAAGGTCTCACTGCTCACTATGCCCCCGATGCTTTCTTTGAACCCCAAGCCGTCCATTTCGAAGAGCTGCCTGAGATGGTGGACGTGGTTTTCATTGCCTTACACGGACGCCCCGGCGAAGACGGTTCTCTGCAAGCCGAGCTGGAAAAGTATAGTATCCCCTACAACGGCTCGGGGGTGGCAAGCTCTCAAATCACCATCAACAAATACGAAACCAACGAAATACTGAAAAAACACGGCATAGCAGTAGCAGAGCATCGTTTGGTACACAAAAAAGAGTGGGAACAAGAAGGACAAAAGCTAATTGAAGCCATTGAGGCAACTTTTGCCTATCCTTTCATAGCTAAGCCCACCGACGATGGCTGCAGCTCGGCAGTAAAGAAAGTAAAAAACCGAGAAGAGCTGCTGGCATATATCGAAGCATCGTTCCGCGCAGAAGAAACGCTGGACCCGATGCTTATGCAGCGTTTAGGCTTGAAACCGGGCGCCCCCTTCCCGCCCCGTGATTCCTTCCTTATAGAAGAGCTCATCACAGCCCGTGGTGCACGCCGTTTTCTAGAAATCACCGGTGGCTTGCTTACCCATATCGATGCTGAAGGCAACCGGCAGTATGAGGTATTCAGTCCTTCGGAAACCCCCGCTCTGGGCGAAGTGTTGTCGCTTGAAGAGAAATTCTTGGCAGGTGAAGGACAAAATATTACCCCCGCACGCTTCTCTGAAGACCCAGAAGAGAACCGACGCATTACCGAAATCGTAAAACAGCAGCTGCAAAAAGTAGCTGAAATCCTGGACGTAGAGGGCTATGCCCGTATCGATGCTTTCGTGCGCGTGTACTCTCCTGAGGAAGTAGAAACCATCATCGTAGAAGTCAACTCACTGCCCGGCATGACGCCTGCCACTTGTATATTTCACCAAGCAGCCTTGCACCACTATACCCCTTATGATTTTATAGATAAGATTTTGAGCTATGCTCTGAAAAAATCAAAAAATACAAAGCTAAAACACGCATGA
- a CDS encoding SDR family oxidoreductase: MSHSLYTKAFHSGTLKNKRFLITGGAGFIGSHLVEYLCVHGAGLVRIIDNLCTGKLDNIEPFLRMPGVEWIEGDICDLNTCMQACEGVDFVLHQAALGSVPRSITHPLQSHATNVDGFLNMLYAAKEKGVRRFVFASSSSVYGDSPHLPKQEEVIGKPLSPYALTKLINEQYAEVFAKTYGLEYIGLRYFNVFGPRQNPEGPYAAVIPLFMKAALLKEMPTIHGDGQQSRDFTFVSNAVKANLLAALCEDKAAVNRVYNVACGRQYTVQEIWQHIARLTGTSAQARYTAPRPGDVRHSLADISAARQLLGYEPEHYLEEGLALSLAWYRSLYVPNQ; encoded by the coding sequence ATGAGCCATAGTCTTTATACAAAGGCTTTTCATTCAGGCACATTGAAAAACAAACGCTTTCTGATTACAGGCGGTGCCGGCTTTATCGGCTCCCACCTTGTAGAGTATTTATGCGTACACGGTGCTGGCTTGGTGCGCATCATAGACAACCTCTGTACCGGAAAGCTCGATAACATAGAACCCTTTCTTCGTATGCCCGGTGTGGAATGGATAGAAGGCGACATCTGCGACCTCAACACCTGCATGCAAGCATGCGAAGGGGTAGATTTTGTACTGCATCAAGCCGCTTTGGGCTCTGTGCCCCGTAGCATCACCCATCCCTTGCAGAGTCATGCCACCAACGTAGATGGCTTCTTAAATATGCTTTATGCTGCCAAAGAAAAAGGCGTACGCCGTTTTGTGTTTGCCTCTTCTTCTTCGGTATATGGCGACAGCCCGCACTTGCCCAAGCAAGAAGAAGTCATCGGGAAGCCCCTTTCCCCCTATGCCCTGACCAAGCTTATCAACGAACAATATGCCGAAGTATTTGCAAAAACCTACGGCTTGGAATACATAGGGCTGCGCTATTTCAATGTGTTTGGTCCTCGTCAAAACCCGGAAGGTCCTTACGCTGCGGTGATTCCTCTTTTCATGAAAGCGGCACTGCTCAAAGAAATGCCCACCATTCATGGCGACGGGCAGCAATCACGCGATTTCACCTTTGTAAGCAACGCAGTGAAAGCCAACCTACTGGCTGCCTTGTGTGAAGACAAAGCGGCTGTTAACAGGGTGTATAATGTGGCTTGTGGCAGGCAATACACCGTGCAGGAAATTTGGCAGCACATTGCCCGCCTCACAGGCACCTCGGCACAGGCACGGTATACGGCGCCCCGCCCGGGCGATGTGCGCCACAGCCTTGCCGACATCAGTGCTGCCCGGCAATTGCTTGGCTACGAACCGGAGCACTATCTCGAAGAAGGTTTGGCATTGTCGCTGGCATGGTACCGCTCACTGTATGTGCCAAATCAATAA
- the rfbB gene encoding dTDP-glucose 4,6-dehydratase yields the protein MENKTILITGGAGFIGSHVVRLFVKKYPHYHIVNLDKLTYAGNLENLKDIEGMPNYTFVKGDIVDANFLHALFQKYAFDGVIHLAAESHVDRSILNPIDFVMTNVVGTVNLLNAARHVWKEDYERKRFYHVSTDEVYGSLENTNEFFTENTPYDPRSPYSASKASSDHFVRAYHNTYGLPVVLSNCSNNYGPNQFPEKLIPLCILNIKNKRPIPIYGKGENIRDWLYVVDHARAIDLVYHQGKTGETYNIGGHNEWKNIDVVRLICRLMDQKLGRPEGSAEQLITFVKDRAGHDLRYAIDASKIQKELGWTPSVRFEEGLSQTIDWYLANEEWLERVSSGAYREYYRIQYENRQ from the coding sequence ATGGAAAACAAAACCATATTGATTACTGGAGGTGCCGGTTTCATCGGCTCGCACGTGGTGCGCCTCTTTGTAAAAAAATATCCGCACTATCATATCGTAAACCTCGATAAGCTGACTTACGCCGGCAATCTTGAAAACCTGAAAGACATAGAGGGAATGCCCAATTACACTTTTGTGAAGGGGGATATTGTAGATGCCAACTTTCTGCATGCTCTTTTTCAAAAATACGCTTTCGACGGGGTGATTCATCTGGCTGCCGAGTCGCACGTGGACCGCTCCATCCTCAACCCCATCGATTTCGTCATGACCAATGTAGTGGGCACGGTAAACTTGCTCAATGCCGCACGGCATGTGTGGAAAGAAGACTACGAACGAAAACGCTTCTACCACGTATCTACCGACGAAGTATATGGCTCGCTTGAAAATACAAACGAGTTTTTCACCGAAAATACCCCTTACGACCCACGTTCCCCCTATTCGGCTTCGAAGGCGTCGTCGGACCACTTCGTGCGTGCCTACCACAATACCTATGGGCTGCCGGTGGTGCTTTCCAACTGCTCCAACAATTACGGTCCCAACCAGTTCCCCGAAAAACTCATACCTCTCTGCATCCTGAATATCAAAAACAAGCGTCCTATTCCCATATATGGCAAAGGCGAAAACATACGCGACTGGTTGTATGTGGTGGACCATGCACGTGCCATCGACTTGGTGTATCACCAAGGCAAAACAGGTGAAACCTATAATATTGGTGGGCACAACGAGTGGAAAAATATAGATGTAGTGCGGCTCATCTGTCGTCTGATGGACCAAAAGCTGGGACGCCCCGAAGGCAGCGCCGAACAGTTGATTACCTTTGTAAAAGACCGCGCCGGACACGATTTGCGCTACGCCATCGACGCAAGTAAGATACAAAAAGAACTGGGATGGACGCCCTCCGTGCGCTTCGAAGAAGGGCTCAGCCAAACCATCGACTGGTACTTAGCCAACGAAGAATGGCTCGAAAGGGTAAGCAGCGGGGCTTACCGCGAATATTACCGCATACAGTACGAAAACCGCCAATAA
- a CDS encoding NAD kinase, producing the protein MVIAIHGHNFRTEVRSYIERMLHLLTHQYHAKIFFSNDFARLVQKHELQDYDQQLYYTNHSDLPEVDFFFSVGGDGTMLESVTHVGARQIPIVGINTGRLGFLATIAPHELEDAVHNLYKGYYHFDDRSLIHLDSNCNLFGDLNFALNEFTVTKRDTASMIIVHAYVDGEYLNSYWADGLIISTPTGSTGYSLSCGGPIVFPRSKNFIVTPVSPHNLSVRPLIISDQSVISLQVEGRNRYFLASLDSRSEIIDSSVQIAISREQFCARLVQMKEHSFMETLRTKLNWGLDIRN; encoded by the coding sequence ATGGTCATTGCTATTCACGGTCATAATTTTCGCACAGAGGTGCGCTCGTATATTGAACGGATGCTACATTTGCTTACCCATCAATACCATGCCAAGATTTTTTTCTCTAACGACTTTGCCCGCTTGGTGCAAAAACACGAACTGCAAGACTACGACCAACAGCTCTACTACACCAATCATAGCGACCTGCCCGAAGTAGATTTCTTTTTCAGTGTAGGGGGCGATGGCACCATGCTGGAATCTGTTACGCATGTGGGTGCCCGTCAAATCCCTATTGTAGGTATCAATACGGGGCGGTTAGGTTTTTTGGCAACCATTGCCCCACACGAACTCGAAGATGCCGTGCACAACCTCTATAAGGGCTACTATCACTTCGATGACCGCTCGCTTATTCACCTTGATTCCAACTGTAATTTGTTTGGTGATTTAAACTTTGCCCTGAATGAATTCACCGTAACCAAGCGCGATACAGCTTCCATGATTATTGTGCATGCCTATGTAGATGGGGAATATCTGAACTCCTACTGGGCAGACGGTTTGATTATCTCTACTCCTACCGGCTCTACAGGTTATTCGCTCAGTTGTGGAGGACCCATTGTGTTTCCACGGTCAAAAAATTTCATCGTCACGCCGGTCAGTCCACACAATTTGAGTGTACGCCCTTTAATCATCTCAGACCAAAGCGTCATTTCATTGCAGGTGGAAGGCAGAAACCGCTACTTTTTAGCATCGCTCGATTCCCGCTCCGAAATCATCGACTCATCGGTGCAGATAGCCATCAGCCGGGAGCAGTTTTGCGCCCGCTTGGTACAAATGAAAGAGCACAGTTTTATGGAGACACTGCGCACCAAGCTCAATTGGGGCTTGGATATACGCAATTAA
- a CDS encoding PASTA domain-containing protein yields the protein MAPRFHIRIPTDKKIYVWLHAVAALLTALLLLLFFFLLALPFYTRQGQLRSIPNIVGLSPEKGIQRLQDAGFRSVIQDTIFVVGKPLNSIVEQYPSYGQLAKPGRKIYLRVSPPSPPRLPLPELRGLSVEHGLRRLQQAGFQHIQLRYSPATELPPNNIISLEDKQGKQLSPHSLFTITDTLVMVVSESPEPTIEVPQLMGLSEEEARFVLRALGLRVGNIEYIFDQPQLPLGLVVKQNPLPYDWKEGKKHYHRVEKGSYIDLWVVGMPVPQESDTRKPHPTP from the coding sequence ATGGCTCCACGCTTCCATATTCGCATTCCTACCGACAAGAAAATATATGTATGGCTTCATGCAGTAGCAGCTTTGCTTACGGCACTGCTGTTGCTGCTTTTTTTCTTTCTGCTTGCCTTGCCGTTTTATACCCGCCAAGGACAGCTACGCAGTATTCCTAATATCGTGGGCTTATCGCCGGAAAAAGGCATTCAAAGATTACAAGATGCAGGCTTCCGCTCTGTGATTCAAGACACAATATTTGTAGTAGGTAAACCACTCAATAGCATTGTGGAGCAATACCCTTCTTACGGACAGCTTGCCAAACCGGGACGCAAAATATACTTGCGGGTATCGCCTCCCTCTCCCCCACGGCTACCCCTGCCAGAGCTCCGGGGACTAAGTGTGGAACATGGCTTGCGCCGCCTACAACAAGCCGGCTTTCAACACATCCAGTTGCGATACTCGCCCGCTACGGAGCTTCCGCCCAACAATATCATAAGTCTTGAAGACAAGCAGGGCAAGCAGCTAAGTCCTCATAGTCTATTTACCATCACCGACACCTTGGTAATGGTAGTCAGTGAATCACCAGAGCCTACCATAGAGGTACCCCAACTCATGGGCTTAAGCGAAGAAGAAGCCCGGTTCGTGCTTCGTGCTTTGGGCTTACGCGTGGGCAATATCGAATACATTTTTGACCAACCCCAGCTGCCCTTAGGCTTGGTGGTAAAACAAAACCCTCTTCCCTATGATTGGAAAGAGGGCAAAAAACACTACCATCGGGTAGAGAAAGGCAGCTACATAGACTTGTGGGTGGTAGGCATGCCTGTTCCCCAAGAGTCGGACACTCGAAAACCGCACCCTACTCCATAA
- a CDS encoding PASTA domain-containing protein produces the protein MKFWIKTNSVKQVVIHLLLAAISFILLLVLFFFYFIPYIARQDEVTEVPRLTGASIDSVLAISDALPVEIIIQDSSFSTDYKPGTILSQYPLPGTQVKPGRKVYLTICPKEPPMTEMPKLTGISYPTAIAKLKSSQLQLGRIRFEPDIAIDIVLEQEIDGKPVPPGTPIKMGTKVDLVVGSGIGEEEFDVPDLTGLTLEEAETVLKERSLRLGIVRYDENAQAPYRRIFKQNPAAFVDLSQYELAGYDKHGKPIYRPIKVRSDSLFADGSHSKSLNLSKVPRNKIRPGEMIDVWVSNNPTYSVFNDTISVMMNEMQPIDSLIKKGGNRKK, from the coding sequence ATGAAGTTCTGGATAAAAACCAATTCCGTCAAGCAAGTAGTTATACATTTGCTACTGGCAGCCATTTCATTCATACTGCTGTTGGTACTTTTCTTCTTTTACTTTATACCCTACATCGCACGGCAAGACGAAGTAACCGAGGTACCCCGTCTGACAGGTGCCTCCATAGACTCGGTGCTTGCCATTTCTGATGCTCTGCCCGTGGAAATCATCATTCAAGACAGCAGCTTCTCCACCGATTACAAACCGGGTACTATCTTAAGCCAATACCCCTTGCCCGGCACACAGGTAAAACCTGGGCGTAAGGTCTATTTGACCATTTGCCCCAAAGAGCCCCCGATGACCGAGATGCCCAAGCTTACGGGCATTTCTTACCCCACCGCCATTGCCAAGCTCAAAAGTAGCCAGTTACAACTGGGGCGTATCCGCTTTGAGCCCGACATAGCTATTGATATTGTACTTGAACAAGAAATAGACGGCAAGCCTGTCCCGCCCGGTACTCCTATCAAAATGGGCACCAAAGTGGACTTGGTGGTGGGCAGCGGCATTGGAGAAGAAGAATTTGACGTGCCCGACCTCACCGGCTTAACCCTCGAAGAAGCAGAAACTGTATTGAAGGAGCGTTCGCTGCGCTTGGGCATTGTGCGCTATGACGAAAATGCCCAAGCGCCCTACCGACGCATATTCAAACAAAATCCAGCGGCATTTGTTGACTTGTCGCAATATGAGCTTGCCGGTTATGATAAACACGGCAAACCTATTTATCGCCCCATTAAAGTGCGCAGCGACAGCCTTTTTGCAGACGGAAGCCATAGCAAGAGTTTGAACCTAAGCAAAGTGCCACGCAACAAAATACGCCCAGGTGAGATGATAGACGTATGGGTTTCGAATAACCCAACGTATTCGGTATTCAACGACACCATTTCCGTCATGATGAACGAAATGCAGCCTATCGACTCACTCATAAAGAAAGGCGGTAATCGGAAGAAATAA
- a CDS encoding class I SAM-dependent methyltransferase, translated as MNLLFSTTEITSGHLTSDAPLHYRLLFAYKAAASFLQGGKLLEVGCGIGRGIPFLLPKVSEYQAIDKNRRLLESLREQYPQATFISGRVPPLTQIPDNAFDYVLSFQVIEHIADDKLFVKELHRVLKPGGMLMLTTPNRLRSLTRNPWHVREYTAEELVALLLPFFKEVDMRGVAGNEKVERYQQANAVSVAKWKQWDLLKLEYRLPSWMLRIPYEILNRMNRNRLMQQEESTRNITLDDYLLVKDSKQALDLFVVAKK; from the coding sequence ATGAACTTATTGTTTAGCACTACGGAAATCACCTCAGGACACCTGACCTCAGACGCTCCCTTACATTACCGCCTCTTGTTTGCCTACAAGGCGGCTGCCAGTTTCTTACAAGGAGGAAAGTTGCTTGAGGTAGGTTGTGGTATAGGCAGAGGCATCCCTTTCCTCCTGCCCAAGGTGTCGGAATATCAAGCAATAGACAAAAACCGCCGACTGCTCGAAAGCCTACGGGAGCAATATCCTCAAGCTACCTTTATCAGCGGGCGAGTGCCCCCCCTCACACAAATACCCGACAATGCCTTTGATTATGTGCTCAGCTTTCAGGTGATAGAGCACATCGCCGACGACAAGTTGTTTGTAAAAGAACTGCACAGGGTATTGAAACCGGGCGGCATGCTTATGCTCACCACGCCCAACCGTCTGCGCTCGCTTACACGCAACCCTTGGCATGTGCGCGAATATACCGCCGAAGAACTCGTTGCCCTGTTGCTGCCTTTTTTCAAAGAGGTAGATATGCGAGGCGTAGCCGGCAATGAAAAAGTAGAGCGCTACCAACAAGCCAATGCCGTTTCAGTAGCTAAATGGAAGCAATGGGACTTGCTGAAGCTCGAATATCGCCTTCCATCATGGATGCTGCGTATCCCCTACGAAATACTGAATCGCATGAACCGCAACAGGTTAATGCAGCAGGAGGAGAGCACCCGCAACATCACACTGGATGATTATTTGTTGGTAAAAGACAGCAAGCAAGCGCTGGACTTGTTTGTCGTGGCAAAAAAATAA